The following are encoded together in the Pseudoalteromonas piscicida genome:
- a CDS encoding porin, whose protein sequence is MKRTLAATLIASVTTIPTVNAIEIFKDENNSVTVGGFIDARVINTQGETELVNGASRINFDFKRQLKNNWQAFALLEWGVNPVGSSDIVYSNRFESIQDEFLYNRLGYVGIKHDEYGQITLGKQWGAWYDVVYSTNYSLVWDGNAAGVYTYNKDDGAINGTGRGDKVLQYRNQFGKLSFAIQAQLKSDDFYTCDVVDISSSSCETLFNQGDSAAQMVEFNSTYGASLTYAATENLTLTAGVNRGEFDIVYAAGRNQSVKDLIYGVGITYGDFYKPGWYAAANINKNENHDTDNLGRLIKDAVGLESLVSYRFDNDVRTFIAYNVFDAGDDYVIQPNFNADPNDVFKRQFAVIGAHYFMSEDTILYIEARKDFSDFSSADATQEAQMSQTEDDGIAIGFHYTL, encoded by the coding sequence ATGAAAAGAACACTTGCTGCCACCCTAATCGCTAGCGTGACTACTATTCCAACGGTTAACGCTATCGAGATATTCAAAGATGAAAATAATAGTGTCACGGTTGGCGGCTTTATCGATGCTCGAGTTATTAACACTCAAGGCGAGACTGAGTTGGTAAACGGCGCATCGCGTATTAACTTTGACTTTAAACGTCAGTTGAAAAACAACTGGCAGGCTTTTGCACTACTCGAATGGGGTGTAAACCCTGTTGGTAGTAGTGATATTGTTTACAGCAACCGCTTTGAATCAATACAAGATGAGTTTTTATATAACCGGTTAGGTTATGTTGGCATTAAGCACGATGAATACGGCCAAATTACCCTAGGAAAACAATGGGGCGCTTGGTACGACGTAGTATACAGCACCAACTACAGCCTAGTTTGGGATGGTAATGCTGCTGGTGTTTATACCTACAACAAAGACGACGGCGCAATCAATGGTACTGGTCGTGGTGATAAAGTGCTGCAATACCGTAATCAATTTGGCAAGCTCAGCTTTGCTATACAAGCTCAGCTAAAATCTGATGACTTTTATACTTGTGATGTCGTTGATATTTCCAGCAGCTCATGTGAAACACTGTTTAATCAAGGGGATAGCGCAGCACAAATGGTAGAGTTTAATTCAACCTACGGCGCGTCACTCACCTATGCAGCAACCGAAAACTTAACCCTCACAGCCGGTGTTAACCGCGGTGAGTTTGATATTGTCTATGCTGCTGGTCGAAATCAATCGGTTAAAGATTTAATTTATGGTGTCGGCATTACCTATGGCGATTTCTATAAGCCAGGTTGGTATGCAGCTGCAAACATCAATAAAAACGAAAACCACGATACCGATAACTTAGGGCGCTTAATCAAGGATGCCGTTGGATTAGAGTCGCTTGTTAGCTACCGTTTTGACAATGACGTGCGTACATTTATCGCTTATAACGTATTTGATGCGGGCGATGACTATGTGATCCAACCAAACTTCAATGCCGATCCTAATGATGTTTTTAAGCGTCAGTTTGCCGTGATAGGCGCACACTACTTTATGTCTGAAGACACTATTTTGTACATTGAAGCGCGTAAGGACTTTAGTGACTTCTCAAGCGCCGATGCCACGCAAGAAGCACAAATGTCACAAACCGAAGACGATGGTATCGCCATCGGTTTCCATTACACGCTTTAA
- a CDS encoding acetone carboxylase subunit gamma translates to MSTTYTRKQVADLVDGDLDWETVRKMLFMPKDKDRFINYISVLQEKVSWQDKIILPLGPHLYIVESKENKLLNKCSCGYVFGPYKENWKMNALIYVRDKPEKFKEVYPLLMAPDPKWQVYREYYCPQCGVMHDVEAPTPWYPVIHDFEPDIKAFYEWVGLPVPKMVC, encoded by the coding sequence ATGTCTACTACATATACACGTAAGCAAGTCGCTGATTTAGTGGATGGTGACTTAGACTGGGAAACAGTCAGAAAAATGTTATTTATGCCCAAGGATAAGGATAGGTTTATAAATTATATTAGTGTTCTACAAGAGAAGGTTAGTTGGCAGGACAAAATTATTCTCCCTCTTGGTCCACATCTTTATATTGTGGAATCAAAAGAAAATAAATTGCTCAATAAATGTAGCTGTGGCTATGTTTTTGGACCTTATAAAGAAAACTGGAAAATGAATGCGTTGATCTATGTTCGCGATAAGCCCGAAAAGTTTAAAGAGGTCTATCCTTTACTAATGGCGCCAGATCCTAAATGGCAAGTATATCGAGAATACTACTGCCCGCAATGTGGTGTGATGCATGATGTTGAAGCACCGACTCCTTGGTATCCTGTAATTCATGACTTTGAGCCAGATATAAAAGCTTTTTATGAGTGGGTAGGATTACCAGTTCCAAAAATGGTCTGTTAG
- a CDS encoding TolB family protein, giving the protein MLVKKIGISKLACFSTIMLFFIHEVQSYSEPSTESYGIIYGFKDGNSKAIYLSDQDGKSPVKIVKATSSDGYPAVSPSGEKVTFYGKYDNFKTWSIHTVDITGRNMKRLTSKKYVWDSAPAWSLDGMTIAFAREYENKEGVWQEEIWLMNADGSEQRQIKNLEGRAPEFMPDGRLLYQSKASPSQISIANLDGSEVIQLTQDDTDNMSPQISPDGTKIAYLSNRDGNQEVYVMDIDGTNNKRLTRNDIQEWDPSWSPDGTKVYFASENVYGFYDVFSVNMDGTSIKKILQNSAQATVVPGLGQKALQKLKKTSQRQ; this is encoded by the coding sequence ATGCTTGTTAAAAAAATTGGCATCTCAAAACTGGCTTGTTTTTCCACCATTATGTTGTTTTTTATTCATGAAGTTCAATCATATAGCGAACCATCAACAGAGTCGTATGGTATTATATATGGTTTTAAAGACGGTAATAGCAAAGCGATTTACTTAAGTGACCAAGATGGTAAATCACCAGTAAAGATCGTGAAAGCCACGTCAAGTGACGGCTATCCTGCTGTCTCACCATCAGGAGAAAAAGTAACCTTTTACGGTAAATACGATAACTTCAAAACATGGTCAATTCATACCGTTGATATTACTGGCCGCAATATGAAAAGATTAACCAGTAAAAAATATGTGTGGGATAGTGCACCTGCTTGGTCTTTGGATGGAATGACAATAGCGTTTGCTAGAGAATATGAAAATAAGGAAGGCGTTTGGCAAGAAGAAATTTGGTTAATGAATGCTGATGGTAGTGAACAGCGCCAAATTAAAAATCTTGAAGGTCGTGCTCCAGAATTTATGCCAGATGGGCGATTACTATATCAATCTAAAGCGAGCCCCAGCCAAATTAGCATTGCCAATTTGGATGGAAGTGAGGTTATTCAACTCACTCAAGACGACACTGATAACATGTCTCCTCAAATTTCCCCAGATGGCACAAAAATAGCTTATTTATCTAATAGAGATGGCAATCAGGAAGTATATGTCATGGATATTGATGGAACCAATAACAAGCGACTGACCCGTAATGACATTCAAGAGTGGGACCCATCCTGGTCTCCAGACGGCACAAAGGTGTATTTCGCTTCAGAGAATGTGTATGGCTTTTATGATGTCTTTTCTGTAAATATGGATGGCACATCTATCAAAAAAATACTTCAAAACAGCGCGCAAGCGACAGTTGTACCGGGTCTTGGCCAAAAAGCGCTACAAAAATTAAAGAAAACAAGTCAGCGCCAGTAG
- a CDS encoding serine hydrolase domain-containing protein, with amino-acid sequence MLLRSVKSLTLLCLMLFLMLSLLALTACNNDNKLDFDAFVEKKLTDFLIEENAQVASIAIVNDKLNYQKQFGEFPDGTKPHHDTVYEIASITKTYTGLLLAKAVVDKKVQLDEDIRVYMQEGDYQNLQHLGKPITLRHLATHRSGLPQDFAYTSADIKSGKAFELFSNYSKAKFFEDLAQYQLTSTPGETFQYSNVGANLTGYILENVYNRPLSTLVAQLITEQSGEEHTRFRLEPSEISKITRGVDRNGKIAPLLSPHSFAEGGLTSTSASIADYMQYLLSTQAEEVLLSRTLLTERSSEHGHAFFWNTYEYHSANPMFYHSGGSMGTSTWLALYPKQKLGIFIATNVSANNTQGKLNDIANAIVEKYEQAKR; translated from the coding sequence ATGCTGCTACGTTCAGTGAAATCATTAACCCTACTTTGTTTGATGCTCTTTTTGATGCTCTCTTTGTTGGCTTTAACCGCCTGCAACAACGATAACAAACTAGACTTTGACGCATTTGTTGAGAAAAAACTTACAGATTTTCTGATTGAGGAAAATGCACAAGTTGCTTCCATCGCGATTGTGAATGATAAGCTCAACTATCAAAAGCAGTTTGGCGAGTTTCCTGATGGTACAAAGCCACACCATGATACCGTGTATGAAATTGCGTCTATCACCAAAACCTATACTGGGTTGTTGCTTGCCAAGGCAGTGGTAGATAAAAAAGTGCAACTAGATGAAGATATTAGGGTGTATATGCAGGAAGGTGATTATCAAAACTTGCAGCATCTAGGCAAGCCTATCACTTTGCGTCATCTCGCGACTCACAGAAGTGGTTTACCGCAAGATTTTGCTTATACAAGCGCAGATATAAAGTCTGGCAAGGCTTTTGAGCTGTTTTCTAACTATTCAAAAGCGAAGTTTTTTGAAGATTTAGCTCAGTACCAACTTACCTCAACGCCTGGTGAGACATTTCAATACTCCAATGTTGGCGCAAATCTGACCGGGTATATTTTGGAAAACGTGTATAACCGGCCGTTATCTACACTTGTTGCGCAATTGATCACGGAACAATCGGGTGAAGAACACACAAGGTTTCGTTTAGAGCCCAGTGAGATAAGTAAAATAACGAGAGGGGTAGATAGAAACGGCAAAATTGCACCGTTACTCAGTCCACACTCGTTCGCTGAAGGTGGACTAACATCTACTTCTGCTTCAATTGCAGATTATATGCAGTATTTACTCAGCACCCAAGCAGAAGAAGTGCTGTTGTCGCGCACCTTATTAACAGAACGCAGCAGTGAACATGGCCATGCATTTTTTTGGAATACTTACGAGTATCACTCAGCTAATCCTATGTTCTATCACAGCGGAGGTTCTATGGGTACTTCCACTTGGCTTGCGCTTTATCCAAAGCAGAAGTTAGGAATATTTATTGCCACAAATGTTTCAGCGAACAACACTCAAGGGAAATTAAATGATATTGCCAATGCGATTGTTGAAAAGTATGAGCAAGCTAAGCGGTAA
- a CDS encoding di-heme oxidoredictase family protein, producing MKTSSKLIARLANIGVISLMVCASSQGNAAVGNLLWQDNFNSLDTNTWSIDVGDGCDQGICGWGNQELQWYSENNVYISDIVGEAGNKGLVLEAKNQAVGGKAFTSGKIQSKNKLAVQYGMIEIRMKVSDVDTGLWPALWMLGTSTASWPAKGEIDIMEMGQSQAARNDAGFPGAPGNNYTGSNLIFYADAACNEGNPTCAASVAYKTDNAHLSSTPLTNRFVIYRTYWTEEAIRFTVEDNGVEYDMFDSPFAISEESNEFNAPFYLLMNLAVGGLFTDALSNEQVSAPLPGKMVVDYVRIYELDGQGEVFSGNVTEPEVGTFGVFSEGPSDNQLVPRSNADIYVWNQNSLTQGNAPAYEGNEVIAWQYSPAQWFGAGIQSRQARDMSNFRDGHLNFKIKIPADVSFRIGIADTYTNENWITFPANTNQYGLVRDGQWGEVRIPITELAGSLVALQSIKNHFNIVSVAGQEPSYSFQMAIDDITWTGGGSAPVDSDQDGVEDSVDQCPNTQPNEEVDANGCPLNNLPDGLEQVSLDTLTFYVNTTGWADVHYRVNGGVQQNVRMQVINGRNELTISGLGVGDVVSFWFTYLQEDGTVVDTAEQAYILSESSAGNDSDGDGVNDNIDQCPDTPVGDVVNADGCSILITEQLRIEAEGYSNYFDNDAGNTGGEYRNDDVDIELTSDNGGGYNVGWTSAGEWLEYQVNLGAGSYNLTARVASQVGNGAYNVLVNGNLVASTVVPATGGWQTFISQNIASITLNEGVHTVRVEMAGGELNLNWLEFNIAGSSNNDSDNDGVPDNLDQCPNTPTGRQVDSQGCEISFGTIVPLYDSTTPLEQAVSYDRGDALITRFADRGRDRHAKEDQFQIYDHYLSHYWTHRTAQFEIADFVAKGGSRIEVTFITEWKLGAREFRAWYRGLGTVAEYHGNYFGGGAVVELDNGSYDMNFNKISDSGEQYRYRVIIDDYRPLNWDPAAGFLPLEVGQRMEFEVSQFLDAPPEGRENYYGTTYLYIVGEGLVPWKTVGDFADPSSQREDSYPIAEEGWLGGKTTLPYNYTNEPDNHFMQMATNLSSQNGQPFVQGRRVHHSSFVNGEHDERNGENGVFSAVVGKSGPHYINDSCAACHVRNGRAAPPAIGGSLAKWVFKVADINGNAHPLLGNVLQPKNTGIDTETQGEGDVTIASWTENNGLRSPNYQFSKTTPARYSARIAPQLVGLGLLEAIPESAVLALADEHDSNGDGISGKAQRVNDPITGQTRLGRFGYKAVAASIKHQVASAFNTDMGVTNSVFPNPDCGASQSSCGSGGVEVSDQYLNALSKYIALLGVRAQRGLDDPEVQLGKTRFTSIGCEGCHRATFETSEYHPLAELRAQTIHPYTDLLLHDMGPGLADNLGEGIASGAEWRTAPLWGIGLSACVTGGVNNVLGGQGNEFCTAEPSYLHDGRARTIEEAILWHDGEAQAARVAYESLSANDKSAVLAFLNSL from the coding sequence GTGAAAACGAGTAGCAAGTTAATCGCAAGGCTCGCAAACATCGGTGTTATCAGTCTGATGGTTTGTGCGTCTTCGCAAGGTAACGCGGCTGTGGGTAATTTACTTTGGCAAGATAATTTTAATAGCTTAGATACCAACACATGGAGCATAGATGTCGGTGACGGTTGTGACCAAGGAATATGTGGTTGGGGTAATCAAGAATTACAATGGTACAGTGAAAATAATGTCTATATTAGCGACATTGTAGGTGAGGCGGGAAACAAAGGCCTTGTTCTTGAAGCAAAAAATCAAGCTGTGGGTGGCAAGGCATTTACCTCAGGTAAGATCCAGAGTAAGAATAAGCTTGCTGTGCAGTATGGCATGATAGAGATCAGAATGAAGGTATCTGATGTCGACACGGGACTTTGGCCTGCACTTTGGATGCTAGGGACGAGTACAGCTAGCTGGCCGGCAAAAGGCGAAATCGACATCATGGAGATGGGCCAATCTCAAGCCGCTCGTAATGATGCTGGCTTTCCCGGTGCACCAGGCAATAACTATACAGGCTCTAACTTAATTTTTTATGCAGATGCCGCCTGTAATGAAGGTAATCCAACCTGTGCAGCAAGTGTGGCATACAAAACCGATAATGCACATTTGTCCTCAACCCCCTTAACCAATCGCTTTGTTATCTATCGTACTTATTGGACCGAAGAGGCGATCCGTTTCACAGTTGAGGATAATGGGGTCGAATATGATATGTTCGATAGCCCGTTTGCCATTAGTGAAGAGTCAAACGAATTCAACGCGCCATTTTATCTATTGATGAATTTGGCTGTCGGCGGGTTATTTACGGACGCGCTTAGCAATGAGCAGGTGAGCGCGCCACTTCCTGGGAAAATGGTGGTGGATTATGTGCGTATTTACGAGCTAGATGGTCAAGGTGAAGTGTTCAGCGGTAATGTCACCGAGCCCGAAGTCGGCACCTTTGGTGTTTTTAGTGAGGGGCCAAGCGATAATCAGTTAGTGCCGAGAAGCAACGCGGATATTTATGTGTGGAACCAAAACTCACTCACTCAGGGTAATGCCCCTGCCTATGAAGGCAATGAGGTGATTGCATGGCAATATTCGCCTGCACAGTGGTTTGGAGCCGGTATTCAAAGCCGTCAAGCGCGAGATATGAGCAACTTTAGGGATGGGCACTTAAATTTTAAGATTAAAATTCCTGCGGATGTGAGTTTCAGAATTGGCATTGCTGACACTTATACCAATGAGAACTGGATCACATTCCCCGCGAACACCAATCAGTATGGCCTTGTTCGTGATGGCCAATGGGGTGAAGTACGTATTCCAATCACTGAGTTAGCTGGTAGCTTAGTGGCATTACAATCAATCAAAAATCACTTCAATATTGTCTCCGTCGCTGGGCAAGAGCCTAGCTATTCTTTTCAAATGGCAATTGACGATATTACCTGGACAGGGGGCGGTAGCGCGCCTGTCGATAGCGATCAAGATGGTGTTGAGGATAGCGTCGATCAGTGTCCAAATACTCAACCAAATGAAGAAGTTGATGCGAATGGCTGCCCACTGAATAATTTACCCGATGGATTGGAGCAGGTCTCTCTGGATACCTTAACTTTCTATGTTAACACTACCGGCTGGGCGGATGTTCATTATCGAGTCAACGGCGGTGTGCAGCAAAATGTCCGCATGCAAGTGATTAATGGTCGCAATGAGCTGACGATATCTGGGCTAGGAGTGGGAGATGTAGTGAGTTTTTGGTTCACTTACCTACAGGAGGACGGAACGGTCGTCGATACCGCAGAACAGGCCTATATACTTTCAGAATCCTCAGCTGGTAACGATAGCGATGGTGATGGCGTGAATGATAACATCGATCAGTGTCCAGATACGCCTGTGGGAGATGTTGTCAATGCCGATGGATGCAGCATTTTAATCACTGAACAACTTCGTATCGAAGCGGAAGGCTACAGCAACTATTTTGATAACGATGCAGGCAATACAGGTGGCGAATATCGCAATGATGATGTTGATATTGAGCTGACCAGCGACAACGGCGGTGGTTACAACGTAGGTTGGACGTCGGCAGGAGAGTGGCTTGAATATCAGGTTAATTTAGGCGCGGGAAGCTATAACTTGACCGCACGCGTTGCCTCTCAAGTTGGTAACGGAGCGTATAACGTTCTTGTTAATGGTAATCTAGTTGCCAGTACCGTTGTGCCTGCTACGGGTGGCTGGCAAACCTTTATTAGTCAAAATATTGCGTCGATTACGTTAAATGAGGGCGTACATACCGTTCGTGTTGAAATGGCGGGCGGCGAGTTAAATCTAAACTGGCTTGAGTTCAATATCGCTGGTTCATCTAATAATGATAGCGATAACGATGGTGTACCAGATAATCTAGACCAATGTCCCAATACACCAACGGGGCGCCAAGTTGATAGCCAAGGTTGTGAGATCAGCTTTGGCACTATTGTTCCACTTTATGATTCAACAACACCTTTAGAGCAAGCAGTGAGTTATGACCGTGGAGATGCGCTAATTACGCGTTTTGCTGATCGTGGCCGAGACCGCCATGCAAAAGAAGATCAGTTTCAAATCTATGATCATTATTTATCGCATTATTGGACGCATCGCACCGCGCAATTTGAAATCGCAGATTTTGTTGCAAAAGGCGGCTCACGTATTGAAGTGACCTTTATTACAGAATGGAAACTCGGTGCGCGCGAATTTCGAGCTTGGTATCGTGGCTTAGGCACAGTTGCTGAGTACCACGGTAATTACTTTGGTGGCGGTGCGGTCGTTGAGCTTGATAATGGCAGTTATGATATGAACTTTAATAAGATAAGTGACTCAGGTGAGCAATATCGTTACCGAGTGATCATTGATGACTACAGACCGCTCAACTGGGACCCTGCGGCAGGCTTTTTGCCTCTCGAAGTTGGCCAGCGCATGGAGTTTGAAGTCAGCCAATTTCTTGATGCGCCACCAGAAGGACGAGAAAATTATTATGGTACAACGTATTTATACATTGTGGGTGAAGGGCTTGTCCCATGGAAAACCGTTGGCGACTTTGCTGATCCCTCATCGCAACGCGAAGATTCTTACCCGATCGCAGAAGAGGGCTGGTTAGGGGGCAAAACCACATTGCCATACAATTACACTAATGAGCCTGACAACCACTTTATGCAAATGGCGACCAATTTATCGAGCCAAAATGGACAGCCATTTGTTCAGGGGAGACGTGTTCACCACAGTAGTTTTGTTAATGGTGAGCACGATGAACGCAACGGAGAAAATGGCGTGTTTAGTGCGGTGGTTGGAAAGTCAGGCCCGCATTATATCAATGACAGTTGTGCAGCTTGCCATGTTCGCAATGGTCGTGCGGCTCCACCAGCTATTGGCGGCTCATTGGCAAAATGGGTGTTTAAAGTGGCCGATATCAATGGCAACGCCCATCCCTTATTGGGGAATGTGTTACAGCCTAAAAACACAGGCATAGATACCGAGACGCAAGGCGAGGGAGATGTAACGATTGCCTCGTGGACCGAAAATAATGGTTTGCGTTCGCCCAATTACCAATTTAGTAAAACCACTCCAGCACGTTATTCAGCGCGTATCGCGCCTCAGCTGGTGGGCTTGGGCTTACTTGAAGCAATACCAGAGAGTGCGGTGTTAGCCTTGGCGGATGAACACGACAGTAACGGCGACGGCATCTCGGGCAAAGCGCAGCGCGTGAACGACCCTATTACTGGTCAAACACGGTTAGGACGCTTTGGCTACAAAGCGGTGGCGGCATCAATTAAACACCAAGTCGCTAGTGCATTTAATACGGATATGGGGGTAACCAACTCGGTATTTCCAAATCCTGACTGTGGGGCATCTCAGTCAAGCTGCGGAAGTGGCGGTGTAGAAGTGTCTGACCAGTATCTCAATGCGTTAAGCAAATATATTGCTTTGCTAGGTGTCAGAGCGCAGCGTGGTCTTGACGACCCTGAGGTACAATTAGGAAAGACACGCTTTACCTCAATTGGCTGTGAAGGTTGCCATAGAGCAACATTTGAAACCAGTGAGTATCATCCATTGGCGGAGTTACGTGCGCAAACTATCCATCCGTATACCGATTTATTACTACATGATATGGGCCCCGGCCTTGCGGATAACTTGGGTGAAGGCATCGCTAGCGGCGCTGAGTGGCGAACAGCACCACTATGGGGGATTGGATTGTCTGCTTGTGTGACAGGTGGTGTTAATAATGTGTTGGGTGGGCAAGGCAATGAGTTTTGTACCGCTGAGCCAAGCTATCTGCACGATGGTCGTGCGCGAACAATTGAAGAAGCTATTTTATGGCATGATGGTGAAGCGCAAGCTGCGAGGGTAGCTTACGAAAGCTTGTCGGCAAATGATAAATCAGCCGTATTGGCATTTTTAAACTCACTGTAA
- a CDS encoding hydantoinase B/oxoprolinase family protein — protein sequence MNIPVVNPNQQNKKASILANGKTLKQNRDDIYLRSKKTGTYDGLTELKLKRSEPIKYEKIFSKLRAGVVNARETSKKIAASPIVEQEGELCFTLYNTAGDCVCTSTGIIIHVGTMGAAIKYMIENNWQEDPGINPGDMFTNNDCQIGNVHPCDICTIVPIFHEGFLVGWVGGVTHVIDTGSVGPGSMSNGQVQRFGDGIQITCRKTGVNDKPMRDWQHESQRNVRTPKYWILDEKTRIAGDHMIRDIVEEVIADVGIDTYMQFTHEIIEDGRRGLVSRIRDITIPGKYHTVGFVDVPYMHEDVHLPSPFAKVDTIMHAPCTITIKPNATWRLDFEGCSRWGWHTYNANPTAFTSGIWVMMTQTLVPTERINDGAMYATEFRLPKGTWTNPNDRRTAHADSWHFLVSSWSSLWRVISRGYFARGYLEEVNAGNSNPCNWMQGGGFNQEEEIHAVNSFETAACGTGACAVKDGLNHAAAIWNPEGDMGDCEIWELAEPLLYMGRAIKSNTGGYGKYRGGMGFETLRMVHNSADWTMFFMGNGYMNSDWGLMGGYPSATGYRFEAHNTGLHQRIADGKSLPLGHDYNPDHPDFENHLEPGASIKRDKQCITTEAIFSNGDLYLNYLRGGPGFGDPLDRRIEHIEKDLNDNVLLEEFAQKVYGAIFSRNDEGDFVVDKQQTLIRQKQMRLERLARGIPVKIWMASERERILAKEASIQVKQMFASSFELSQPFLDKFRQFWQLPEEWIVTEKELGVPCFGATHAMDLSQMPDVSTVVLVEQ from the coding sequence AGTGAATCCAAATCAGCAAAATAAAAAAGCATCGATCTTAGCAAATGGTAAAACATTAAAACAAAATAGAGACGATATTTATTTAAGATCAAAAAAGACAGGGACCTATGATGGTCTAACAGAATTAAAACTAAAGAGAAGTGAGCCAATAAAATATGAAAAAATATTCTCCAAATTACGAGCAGGGGTAGTAAATGCGAGGGAAACTTCAAAAAAAATTGCTGCTTCGCCGATTGTCGAACAAGAAGGAGAGCTCTGTTTTACTCTCTACAATACAGCTGGAGACTGTGTTTGTACTTCGACCGGGATTATTATTCATGTTGGTACAATGGGAGCCGCTATCAAGTACATGATAGAAAATAATTGGCAGGAAGACCCTGGTATTAATCCTGGAGATATGTTTACCAATAATGATTGTCAAATAGGTAATGTTCACCCTTGTGATATTTGTACTATCGTTCCTATTTTTCACGAAGGCTTTTTAGTCGGGTGGGTCGGAGGGGTAACCCATGTAATCGATACTGGTTCGGTGGGACCTGGCTCAATGTCAAATGGACAAGTGCAGCGATTTGGCGATGGGATCCAAATTACCTGTCGTAAAACGGGTGTTAATGATAAGCCGATGCGGGATTGGCAGCATGAGAGCCAGCGTAATGTACGTACCCCCAAATATTGGATCTTAGATGAAAAAACCCGCATAGCGGGGGATCATATGATCCGCGATATTGTTGAGGAGGTTATTGCCGATGTTGGCATAGACACCTATATGCAATTTACCCATGAAATTATCGAAGATGGCCGCCGAGGTCTGGTCAGCCGAATTCGTGATATTACTATTCCTGGTAAATATCATACCGTGGGCTTTGTGGATGTACCTTATATGCATGAGGATGTTCATTTACCCTCTCCTTTTGCCAAGGTAGATACCATTATGCACGCACCTTGCACTATCACCATCAAGCCAAATGCGACCTGGCGGCTTGATTTTGAAGGATGCAGCCGTTGGGGGTGGCACACTTACAATGCAAATCCTACCGCATTCACCAGTGGTATCTGGGTGATGATGACACAAACTCTCGTACCGACGGAGCGTATCAATGATGGTGCTATGTATGCGACTGAATTTAGATTGCCAAAAGGGACTTGGACAAATCCGAATGATCGCCGCACAGCACATGCTGACTCATGGCACTTTTTGGTGTCATCGTGGAGTTCATTATGGCGGGTTATTAGTCGCGGTTACTTTGCGCGTGGCTATTTGGAAGAAGTGAATGCAGGTAATTCTAATCCCTGTAATTGGATGCAAGGTGGAGGCTTTAATCAAGAAGAAGAAATACATGCAGTTAATAGCTTTGAGACGGCGGCATGTGGAACGGGGGCTTGCGCTGTGAAAGACGGTCTTAACCATGCTGCTGCTATTTGGAACCCAGAGGGTGACATGGGAGATTGCGAAATTTGGGAACTTGCAGAGCCACTTCTTTACATGGGACGAGCAATTAAATCGAATACTGGTGGCTATGGTAAATACCGTGGTGGTATGGGGTTTGAAACGCTACGTATGGTACATAACTCAGCAGATTGGACCATGTTCTTTATGGGTAATGGCTATATGAACAGCGATTGGGGCTTAATGGGAGGTTATCCCTCGGCAACGGGTTACCGGTTTGAGGCACATAATACAGGTTTGCATCAACGTATAGCTGACGGTAAATCCTTACCTCTCGGACATGATTATAACCCTGACCACCCTGACTTTGAAAATCACCTTGAACCAGGCGCAAGCATAAAGCGAGATAAGCAATGTATAACCACGGAGGCAATATTCAGTAATGGTGATCTATATCTGAATTACTTGCGCGGCGGACCAGGCTTTGGTGATCCTCTTGATAGACGTATTGAGCATATTGAAAAGGATCTCAATGATAATGTGCTGCTTGAAGAGTTTGCGCAAAAGGTCTACGGCGCTATATTTAGTCGCAATGATGAAGGAGATTTTGTAGTAGATAAGCAGCAAACATTAATTCGCCAAAAACAGATGCGGTTGGAGCGTTTGGCAAGAGGGATCCCAGTCAAAATATGGATGGCTAGTGAGCGAGAACGCATTCTCGCAAAAGAAGCATCAATACAAGTAAAGCAAATGTTTGCTTCTAGCTTTGAGTTATCGCAACCATTTTTAGATAAATTTCGTCAGTTTTGGCAGTTACCTGAGGAATGGATTGTTACTGAGAAAGAACTTGGTGTGCCATGTTTTGGCGCAACCCATGCGATGGACTTAAGTCAAATGCCAGATGTGAGTACAGTCGTTTTGGTCGAGCAATAA